The following are encoded together in the Brassica napus cultivar Da-Ae chromosome A9, Da-Ae, whole genome shotgun sequence genome:
- the LOC111197808 gene encoding stress response protein nst1-like, protein MCILCVIQKWSRQVATMLPWFVIPLIGLWALSQLLPPAFRFEITSPRLACVFVLLVTLFWYEVLMPQLSTWRVRRNARLRERARLEAIELQKLKKNATRRCRNCSTPYRDQNPGGGKFMCSYCGHISKRPVLDMPGLEISGSGILKELVGRSGKILNGKGWSEHGCLNRQEWCESSTLSNRSSYWRTNGGDTFDGDENCLVENSYSGGVVFACRLLTSLFMSIRWLWRKIFRFSSVDDSSLDPEQRRLLAKQGENGSSYHESRIEKARRKAEEKRQARLEKELSEEEERKQREEVARLVEERRKLRDEAEKCSKVVLAAKEKIIKEAEKKRQERRKERDKASSKCSSDGKEHDKKTGKETAQKRSVDKNDHLEHDRGSNMEKRYGHGVENNATSNDTKSGGRYFDRMKGTILSSSKAFSDSRLFGRGVTTSATSAKENKPIGSADNFHASAHTNPPELVAVKSFLNEVETNANRSVVTEPMPTREPRKAWHQLFARSTSVPVSSSVSTISRPSTKPQEASQTSHVSSQVSSIRTFDNPISFGLPSPFAIPVCSSGSTTCSLGFSPPTEIAFAQPGEDEHFEDPCYVPDPISLLGPVSKSLDLRAGYETGIGLAKHRAMKNSPTCEISKPSPIESPLSKSRAADEKQANDGSWQMWKSPLGQTGLGLVGGSANWIIPSETARANEESGMHHVPHHITSSLFAKEDAYSHRDSPESDHQNSVFSPITGGPSNHDPWSQNMFFPALSGTESPFSYSVQTESILLNSAAEYRSPTGSAQDNPFEHPSPNHWLKKVKGSGDGTGK, encoded by the exons ATGTGTATATTGTGCGTTATTCAAAAGTGGTCTCGTCAGGTTGCAACCATGCTGCCTTGGTTTGTTATACCTTTGATTGGACTGTGGGCTCTCTCTCAGCTTCTTCCACCTGCTTTTCGTTTCGAGATTACTTCCCCGAGGCTTGCTTGTGTGTTTGTGCTACTGGTTACTCTCTTCTGGTACGAGGTTTTGATGCCTCAGCTTTCCACGTGGCGTGTGAGGAGAAATGCTAGGCTTAGGGAGAGAGCGAGACTAGAGGCTATTGAACTACAGAAGCTGAAGAAAAATGCGACTAGGCGTTGCCGTAACTGCTCCACGCCTTATAGGGATCAGAATCCAGGTGGTGGAAAATTCATGTGTTCGTATTGTGGGCATATATCGAAGAGGCCTGTTTTAGATATGCCCGGGTTAGAGATTTCTGGTTCAGGGATTTTGAAGGAGCTTGTTGGAAGAAGTGGAAAGATTTTGAATGGGAAGGGATGGAGTGAGCACGGATGTTTAAACAGGCAAGAGTGGTGTGAGAGCAGCACGTTGAGTAACAGGTCAAGCTATTGGCGGACTAATGGTGGTGATACATTTGATGGAGATGAAAATTGTTTGGTGGAGAATTCGTATTCTGGTGGTGTTGTTTTTGCTTGCAGGCTGCTGACTTCTCTTTTTATGAGCATTAGGTGGCTCTGGAGAAAGATTTTTAGGTTTAGCTCAGTTGATGATTCATCACTTGACCCTGAGCAGAGACGGTTACTGGCTAAACAGGGTGAGAATGGGTCCAGCTATCACGAGAGTAGGATAGAAAAGGCACGTAGAAAAGCGGAGGAGAAAAGACAAGCTAGACTGGAGAAGGAGCTTTcagaggaggaagagagaaaacaaagagaagaagttGCAAGACTAGTGGAAGAACGGAGAAAGCTGAGAGATGAGGCCGAGAAATGCAGCAAAGTAGTACTGGCTGCCAAGGAGAAAATCATCAAAGAGGCGGAAAAGAAGCGTCAGGAGAGAAGGAAAGAGAGGGATAAAGCCTCAAGTAAGTGCAGTTCTGATGGTAAAGAGCATGACAAGAAAACAGGAAAGGAAACCGCGCAGAAGCGCAGTGTTGATAAGAATGATCATCTGGAACATGATAGGGGCTCCAACATGGAAAAGAGATATGGACATGGTGTAGAGAATAATGCCACTAGTAACGATACAAAATCTGGCGGTCGGTACTTTGATCGAATGAAGGGTACAATCTTATCTTCTTCTAAGGCTTTCAGTGATAGCCGTTTATTTGGGAGAGGCGTTACTACGTCTGCTACTAGCGCAAAGGAAAATAAACCCATCGGTTCTGCAGATAATTTTCATGCCTCTGCTCATACTAATCCTCCTGAACTCGTGGCTGTGAAATCTTTTCTTAATGAAGTGGAGACGAATGCTAATCGTTCA GTTGTTACTGAGCCAATGCCGACAAGAGAACCTAGAAAGGCATGGCACCAACTGTTTGCCCGTTCAACTTCTGTTCCTGTTTCCTCGAGTGTTAGTACTATAAGTAGACCTAGTACAAAGCCCCAGGAAGCTTCTCAGACCTCACATGTATCCAGTCAAGTTTCTTCAATACGAACCTTTGACAATCCCATCAGTTTTGGCCTCCCATCACCTTTCGCCATACCAGTGTGCTCTAGTGGATCCACTACCTGTAGTTTAGGTTTCTCACCTCCAACAGAGATTGCTTTCGCTCAACCTGGCGAAGATGAACATTTTGAAGATCCGTGTTATGTTCCGGATCCTATATCTCTACTGGGACCTGTTTCAAAATCTCTTGATCTAAGGGCTGGGTATGAAACTGGAATAGGACTGGCAAAACACCGTGCAATGAAGAATTCACCTACATGTGAAATCAGCAAGCCGTCGCCAATAGAATCTCCTTTGTCCAAATCACGGGCTGCGGATGAAAAACAAGCTAACGACGGAAGCTGGCAAATGTGGAAGAGCCCCCTTGGCCAAACTGGTCTTGGTTTAGTTGGTGGGTCAGCAAACTGGATCATACCTTCAGAGACAGCTAGAGCTAACGAGGAAAGTGGTATGCATCATGTGCCTCATCATATAACATCCTCATTATTTGCAAAAGAGGATGCTTATTCACATAGGGACAGTCCTGAAAGTGATCACCAAAACAGCGTATTCAGCCCCATTACTGGTGGTCCAAGCAACCATGATCCTTGGTCGCAGAATATGTTCTTCCCTGCATTATCTGGCACGGAGAGTCCTTTTTCTTATAGCGTACAAACAGAAAGCATTCTCTTGAACAGTGCAGCGGAGTACAGGAGTCCAACTGGATCTGCTCAAGACAATCCATTTGAACACCCTTCTCCGAATCACTGGCTCAA GAAAGTAAAGGGCTCAGGGGATGGGACTGGGAAGTAA
- the LOC106364820 gene encoding macrophage migration inhibitory factor homolog has protein sequence MPCLYITTNVNMEGVDTDAFYLEVTKAVASIVGRPQNLVMVVLKGSIEIVFGGNKEAAAYAEIVSMGGITKQVKRQLIATVGSILHSHFSIHPTRFILKVFDMQALPLLSKL, from the exons ATGCCTTGTCTTTACATTACTACAAACGTGAATATGGAGGGCGTTGACACCGATGCGTTCTACTTGGAAGTCACGAAAGCCGTCGCTTCCATCGTCGGACGGCCTCAGAAT TTGGTGATGGTGGTGCTGAAGGGATCAATAGAGATAGTGTTCGGTGGGAACAAAGAAGCAGCTGCATATGCAGAGATTGTGTCTATGGGAGGCATCACTAAACAAGTTAAGAGACAGCTTATCGCGACCGTTGGTTCTATTCTACATTCTCATTTTTCTATTCATCCTACTCGTTTTATCTTAAAAGTTTTTGATATGCAAGCTTTGCCTCTTCTTTCTAAGCTATAG